The following is a genomic window from Desulfuromonas sp..
CTATGTGGTGATCAGCCATATGACCCGGGACGGCGATACCACGACCTACTCACCGATTACTGAGCGGCTGCTCCAACAGCACGAATTGCCGCTGGCCGACCTGGCCCATGCACCGACGGACGGTACGTCCGAATACTCGGTGCAGGTCTATGCCTTCGCCGCAGATGGCACCCTGGTCAGCACCTCGTCCGACTCAATGGGGAAGGGGAGCTTTGTTCTTGCCGGCGGGCAGAAGCTGGTCAAGGATGGCCACGGCTTTAAAGCGTCCACCCCGGAAGAGACCGAAGCCTATATCGCCAGGATGAAAGCGGTGGCGCGCAACCGTGTCCTGCTTGATGCGGTCGAGGTGTTGCTGGAAGAGCAGAAGCTGGATCAGGCTGAAACCCTGTTGGCCCTGGTGGATTCTGAGCGTGCAGAGGGGAAAAAGGAATTGTTCCAGGGGGCGGTTTTGGCCTTGCGGGGGGAGTGCGAGCAGGCGGAATTAGCGTTTGCCCGGGCTTTGGAGGTTAATCCGGAGATTTGTGTTCCTGATCCGTATCGGGGAGAGTGTCGGTAATGGGGTTGCTTGGTGTTTTGCTTTTAGCATTATTTGATGAAGTGTTTCCGTTTGCTACCTGAAGATTACGTGTTGAGTGCCAGCACATCGTTAATAGATTTTTGTGCCACGACATCGCTTACACTTAAATGATTTAGCGCATTTTGTAATCAAATTCCTCGACCTGAGTTTTGTCCAGAAAGAGTTTTAGTTTCTGTTCTTTGACATCGATAGTAGCCACCACGTATTCGCGTATTGTCTCCGGCGGGACTGAGAAACGTTCTCCAAAGACATCCAGTTTCAGGTCGCTGCGAATGAGACGCACAACATGATATTTCCCATCTTCGGGTTTTTCCATTGGGTGTTTAGGGGGAGCATTCTCAGCGGGAAATCTCAGTGCGGCATTTGAAGCCGCAAGTGCTTTTAGCGGAGTATCTCCTTTTAGCTTGCTGTAGCGATACTTGCTGTTATGGCGTTGTTCAAATGCGAGAGATCCTGCATGTAGGTCTTCAATGGATGCCATGGTGACTTTGCCGAGGAACCTTTGTTGATAACGTTCATTGAAGTTCTCAACCATTCCGTTCCTCCATGGCTCAGCCATGGGTATGAACCAAGGTTCAACCCCGTTGTGCAAGCAGAGCCTGATCAGAGGCCCCATCCCGCGAGGATGTCTTCGACTGCCAAAAAAGGACAGAGCGTTGTCGACCTGTACTCGATCCGGGATGCCGATGCGTTTCCACGTGGCCCAGAATCCGTCAAGGACGGTTTGGGATGTCATGGATAGCGCAGGATGCAGGCCACATCTGACTGTAGCTGTATCAACAATGTTCAAACTGTAGAAGCGATGCGGCCCCTTTAAGTAACAGGGGCCAACAAAGTCTGCCTGATGAGTCTGATTCGGTCGCTTGGCGGGAAGACTAGGATAGACGGTTCCTTTGGGTTCATAGCGACCGGTCCGGCGATGCGTCAGATCATTCCTGGCGAGAATCCTGTTGATGGTCCTGAGCGATGGCAATGGTGAGACTCCCAGATCTTCCATTTCCCATAAGATTGCTTGTGCACCACAAAACAGGTCCTGGTTGTAAAGATTGAGTCGAACCATCTTAACGACCTCTTCAATTTCGGTAGATGTGCGATTCGAAGTTACAAGAGGACGACGAGAACGATCCTCGAACCATGAGTCGTCGTAGTCGTTAAACCTTTTGATCCACTTGTACAGCCAGACCTTGGATTTGCCGAGCGAGGTACAGATCGACTCAGGACTTTCACCGTTCATAAAACGTCGGACCGCCAGCATCCTGAGTTGCCTGATTTTTTCTTCCATGAACACCTCCAAAATGAGTATGGTGTTCACAGAATGACGTAGTGGCTATTCGATTGTCAGAGAACTTTTGTTAACGATGTGCTGGCACATCTTTTAGTAAGCGATGTCGTGGCACTCAACAAATAGTATTTAATAAATAGCACTAACCTGATTCAGGGGTTTGCCGGTGGCGAACCCCTGAATTTATTACAATACAATTCCAGGGGGGGATTATGCTGACCAATACCGAACGTGCATGGTTGCGGCTTCACCTGACCCGCGGCCTCGGACGATCCGGTCTCTTCAAACTCCATGCACAATTCGAATCGCCGGTGCCGGCATTGTCCGCTGTTGAAGTGAAAGGGACAGCTATCTTTAGTCCGCACCGTGCCAGAATCAATTATCCGGTGGCCGAGGACGATCCCCGGTTTATCGCCGCCTGCGATACCCTCGAGAAATGCCAGGCGCGAATTATCTCCTTCTGGGACGAAGAATATCCTTCCCTGCTCAGAACGATCCATGACCCGCCAGCCCTGATTTATCTGCGTGGTACCCTTGATATTGATCAGGCTGTCGGCGTCGTCGGCTCCCGTCGTGCCTCAACCCAGGGTGAAAGAACGACCTGGATGATCTGTAGTGATCTGGCCCGATCCGGAATCACGATCGTCAGCGGAATGGCCCGCGGTATTGACGGGGTCGCCCATGAAGCAGCGCTTGCCGCCGGCGGCACGACCATCGCTGTTCTCGGTTGCGGGATCGACCGGATCTATCCATACGAAAACCGCAAGCTCTATCAACAGATCCCTGAACAAGGGGCTGTTATCTCGGAATATCCACCCGGCACCAAACCGTTGGCCGGCCATTTTCCTGGTCGTAATCGAATCATCAGCGGCCTCAGCCGGGGAGTCCTGATTGTTGAGGCGGCCGAGGGGAGCGGATCGCTTATTACCGCCGATTTTGCTCTTGACCAGGGGCGGGAAGTCTTCGCGGTGCCGGGCGCCATTCAGAACCCGAACAGCAGGGGTGTTAATCGGCTGCTCAAGGATGGTGCCCACCTCGTGACCGGTGCCAGCGACATCGTTGAAATCGTTCGACCGTCTACGACTATTTCACATCGTCAGGGTCGCCCGGAATCGCCTGAGCTTCTCAATCAAAAGGAGAAGACCATCATTGAACAACTCGGCGACGAACCGGTCCAGGTCGACGATCTGGCCCGGAAAAGTGGGTTGACACCCACAGAGCTTTCCGCTATTTTACTGCAACTTGAGCTCCGGGGAACAGTTTCGCAGCTCCCCGGAATGCGCTACATTGCCGCATTCAGGAGTACCTGAAACGGCCACAATACTGGAGAATCTGTGCGCGAACGGGTCCTTGCAATCGTCACGATACTGGCACGTTACTTCCTTGAGGATCGGGATTTCATGAGCGAATCCGAACTGGTTGAAGAGCTGTTGCTGGTCGGATTTGAAGAGGACGAAATCGACGCTGCATTCAGTTGGATGCAGGGGTTGTCAGACGCCGCAAACGAAGAGAATCAGGAGTTCCGGCCGACCTTGACACAGCGGATCTTCAGTAGCGAAGAGACACAGTTGCTCTCGCCGGAAGCCCGCGGATTCCTGATCAGGTTAAGGGGCCTCGGGCTGCTCGATGACCTGACCCAGGAAGAGATCATCGACCGGGCTTTCCAGATCGGTGAAGAGACCGTTTCGATCAAAGAGATCAAGGTCGTCACCGCCCTGACCATGTTCGCTCGCACCAATGAAGACTGGCGCCGCGAGATCGACTGTCTGCTCGCCGAGGACTGGTCAAGACTGTTTCATTAAACATCAAGGGATGCAGGCTGCGGGACAACTCGCGGCCTTTGCTTTTAACGGTATAAATTATATGTCAAAATCACTGGTCATAGTCGAATCGCCGGCCAAGGCGAAAACCATCGAGAAATTTCTCGGAAAGGGGTATACGGTCAAGGCCTCGTTCGGCCACGTACGGGCCCTGCCGAGCAAGCAGGGGTCGGTTGATATTGACAATGATTTCGAGCCGCTCTACAAAACGCTCCCGGACAGCAAAAAACATCTGACCAGCCTGAAAAAGAGTCTTGCCAAATGTGACGAACTGATCCTGGCAACTGACCCCGACCGTGAAGGAGAAGCGATCGCCTGGCACTTGCTCCAGGCCCTCGGTGTTGACGAAAACGGTGACAAGCCAAAGGTCAAACGGGTTGTTTTTCATGAAATTACCAAAAGCGCCATTGAGCAGGCGATGGCTGAGCCACGTCACGTTGCCGGGGAGCTGGTTGATGCACAGCAGGCGCGCTCGATTCTCGATTATCTGGTCGGCTTCAATCTTTCACCGTTTCTCTGGAAAAAAATCCGGTACGGCCTCTCCGCCGGCCGCGTCCAATCAGTCGCCCTGCGCCTGATCTGCGAGCGGGAGAAAGAGATCAAGGCATTCGTTCCACGCGAGTACTGGTCAATTGAAGCTGATCTCAAAACCGGAAACGATGAAATTTTCAAAGCCAAACTGCACCAGGTTGATGGCAAGAAACTCGACAAGTTTGCCATCGAATCGAAGCAGCAGGCCGATGGTTTATTAAAGGGTCTCGAGGACGCTGTCTATCAGGTCACTTCACTGAAGAAAAGTGAAAAGAAACGAAATCCGGCGGCCCCTTTCACGACCAGTACACTGCAACAGGAAGCGAACCGCAAACTCGGCTTCTCGGCGCGCAAGACCATGAGTGTTGCCCAGAAGCTTTACGAAGGCATCGATATCGGTGAAGGCGAAGTCGGTCTCATCACCTATATGCGTACCGATTCAGTCGCCCTCTCCTCGGTTGCCACAGACGAAGCGAAAGAGCTAATCACCGCAGAATATGGTGCCGAATACGCCATCGACAAACCACGGGTATTTAAAAACAAGGCAAAAAATGCCCAGGAAGCGCATGAGGCGGTTCGACCAACCAGCCTGAAATGGACGCCAAACCAGATCAAGAGCCATCTCTCCTCTGACCAGATCAAACTTTACAAATTGATCTGGGAGCGGACCATGGCCTCACAGATGGCCTCGGCTATTCTTGACGCAACGACCGTTGACCTTTCAGCCGGCGACCGCTTCACCTTCCGCGCAACCGGTCAGATCATCCGCTTCCCCGGCTTCATGAAGCTCTATATTGAAGGGACTGACAATGGCGTCGAGGAAAAGGAAGGGATGCTTCCGCCCCTGGCCGAAGATGAACAGGTCAACTGTGACAAGCTGCACTCGAACCAGCACTTCACCCAGCCACCGCCCCGCTTTACCGAAGCAAGCCTGGTCAAGATTCTCGAGGAGCACGGGATTGGCCGGCCATCAACCTACGCCTCGATCATGAACACGCTGGTCACCCGTAAATATGTGCGCCTGGAGAAAAGAGCTTTTTACACCGAAGATGTCGGGATGACCGTCAGCGACTTGCTGGTCAATCACTTCAGCCAATATGTCGACTACGAATTCACCGCCAAGCTGGAAGAAGACCTCGACGCCATTTCCCTCGGGGACAAGGAATGGCGACCGGTTATCGCCGGCTTCTGGGAACCGTTCCACACCCTTCTTGAGAAGAAAGAGAAAGAAGTTTCCAAGGACGATGTTACCAGTGAAGCGCTCGATCAGGATTGCCCGGAGTGTGGCAAAAAGTTATTGATCAAGCTCGGTCGGCGCGGCAAGTTCATCGCCTGTTCCGGTTTTCCCGACTGCCGCTACACCGCCCCCCTCAAGGATGACAGCAAGGAACCGGAAGAGCCGGTATTCTCCGAAGAGAAATGCGAGAAGTGCGGCTCGCAGATGTTGATTAAAAATGGCCGTTACGGCAAGTTCCTCGCCTGCTCCGGCTATCCCGACTGCAAGAATATTAAGCCGCTGGAAAAACCGAAGAGCACCGGCGTCACCTGCCCCGAATGCAATGAGGGTGAAATCCAGGAAAAGAAGAGCCGCTACGGCAAGATCTTTTACTCCTGCAACCGCTATCCGAAGTGCAAGTATGCGCTCTGGAACGAACCGGTCGAACAGCCCTGCCCGGACTGCGGCCATCCGTTGACCACGAGAAAGGTCACCAAGCGCTACGGCACCCAGCGGGTCTGTCCGATCAAGGAATGCGGGTTCAAGGAACAGTTGCCCGAAGAGGGTGAAGAGTAGATTATGAAGGCCGGGCAATGCCCGGCCTTTTTTATTGGTTCCGTCCCATGGCGGAGCGCCGAGGGGGCATGGATTAAAATCGAATCAGCCGTAAAAACTGTTTGAGGACAGAATTGCCAATAGGCAATGGCGGACGAGTTTTTTTACGGCCGATTTTCATCTGTGACCTCTCGGGTACAGCGGAGAGTTGGGACGCAGCGCTTTTCTGCTTACTCTTTTGGGGCGCTGCCAAAAGAGTAAGGCGTCGTGTGAGGACGCGACCTCACGACCTTGTTCCTGAACAAGCAAGAAAAGTAAGGAGCAGGCCGGGCGATACCGGCGAAACTGAATTTTAAGGCAGAAAAAAGTCAATGACTGATCAAAACCACATCACCATC
Proteins encoded in this region:
- a CDS encoding type I DNA topoisomerase, whose amino-acid sequence is MSKSLVIVESPAKAKTIEKFLGKGYTVKASFGHVRALPSKQGSVDIDNDFEPLYKTLPDSKKHLTSLKKSLAKCDELILATDPDREGEAIAWHLLQALGVDENGDKPKVKRVVFHEITKSAIEQAMAEPRHVAGELVDAQQARSILDYLVGFNLSPFLWKKIRYGLSAGRVQSVALRLICEREKEIKAFVPREYWSIEADLKTGNDEIFKAKLHQVDGKKLDKFAIESKQQADGLLKGLEDAVYQVTSLKKSEKKRNPAAPFTTSTLQQEANRKLGFSARKTMSVAQKLYEGIDIGEGEVGLITYMRTDSVALSSVATDEAKELITAEYGAEYAIDKPRVFKNKAKNAQEAHEAVRPTSLKWTPNQIKSHLSSDQIKLYKLIWERTMASQMASAILDATTVDLSAGDRFTFRATGQIIRFPGFMKLYIEGTDNGVEEKEGMLPPLAEDEQVNCDKLHSNQHFTQPPPRFTEASLVKILEEHGIGRPSTYASIMNTLVTRKYVRLEKRAFYTEDVGMTVSDLLVNHFSQYVDYEFTAKLEEDLDAISLGDKEWRPVIAGFWEPFHTLLEKKEKEVSKDDVTSEALDQDCPECGKKLLIKLGRRGKFIACSGFPDCRYTAPLKDDSKEPEEPVFSEEKCEKCGSQMLIKNGRYGKFLACSGYPDCKNIKPLEKPKSTGVTCPECNEGEIQEKKSRYGKIFYSCNRYPKCKYALWNEPVEQPCPDCGHPLTTRKVTKRYGTQRVCPIKECGFKEQLPEEGEE
- a CDS encoding IS481 family transposase ISGme9 — protein: MEEKIRQLRMLAVRRFMNGESPESICTSLGKSKVWLYKWIKRFNDYDDSWFEDRSRRPLVTSNRTSTEIEEVVKMVRLNLYNQDLFCGAQAILWEMEDLGVSPLPSLRTINRILARNDLTHRRTGRYEPKGTVYPSLPAKRPNQTHQADFVGPCYLKGPHRFYSLNIVDTATVRCGLHPALSMTSQTVLDGFWATWKRIGIPDRVQVDNALSFFGSRRHPRGMGPLIRLCLHNGVEPWFIPMAEPWRNGMVENFNERYQQRFLGKVTMASIEDLHAGSLAFEQRHNSKYRYSKLKGDTPLKALAASNAALRFPAENAPPKHPMEKPEDGKYHVVRLIRSDLKLDVFGERFSVPPETIREYVVATIDVKEQKLKLFLDKTQVEEFDYKMR
- the dprA gene encoding DNA-protecting protein DprA encodes the protein MLTNTERAWLRLHLTRGLGRSGLFKLHAQFESPVPALSAVEVKGTAIFSPHRARINYPVAEDDPRFIAACDTLEKCQARIISFWDEEYPSLLRTIHDPPALIYLRGTLDIDQAVGVVGSRRASTQGERTTWMICSDLARSGITIVSGMARGIDGVAHEAALAAGGTTIAVLGCGIDRIYPYENRKLYQQIPEQGAVISEYPPGTKPLAGHFPGRNRIISGLSRGVLIVEAAEGSGSLITADFALDQGREVFAVPGAIQNPNSRGVNRLLKDGAHLVTGASDIVEIVRPSTTISHRQGRPESPELLNQKEKTIIEQLGDEPVQVDDLARKSGLTPTELSAILLQLELRGTVSQLPGMRYIAAFRST